Proteins encoded together in one Terriglobia bacterium window:
- a CDS encoding NAD(P)/FAD-dependent oxidoreductase, whose product MRTALGPGVCHHRFASRDAHFLFLLLSPCPFRRDNAILTFLRLAVSRTQSLIHKFDALILGAGAAGLMCAVEAGKRGRRVAVLERADRAGRKILISGGGRCNFTNLYGQPEHFISANPHFAKSALARYTPADFIALVEKHHIPYHEKTLGQLFCDRSAHDITDLLETECRLAGVRIFLNCRVREVQHTTEFVVKTEGAEFHAPVLVVATGGLSIPKIGATALGYDVARQFGLKIQQTRPALVPLLLGPRDRTRYCDLTGVSADVIVATDHHRFREQMLITHRGLSGPAILQISLYWKRGKPIRIDLAPDRDVTAAIRAGKVRDRTAALSAIQGLLPKRLATRWLDLHAPSAWTNQALVELEQKVHAWDLIPAQAEGYDKAEVTAGGVDTGELSDKTMESRKVRGLFFIGEVVDVTGHLGGFNFQWAWASGAAAGRAL is encoded by the coding sequence ATGCGGACAGCATTGGGTCCAGGGGTCTGTCACCATCGATTCGCTTCCAGGGACGCCCACTTCTTATTCCTTCTTCTTTCTCCTTGTCCGTTCCGAAGGGACAATGCAATATTGACATTCTTGAGGCTCGCCGTGTCTCGGACACAATCCTTGATCCACAAATTTGATGCATTGATTCTTGGCGCCGGGGCCGCGGGACTGATGTGCGCGGTGGAGGCCGGCAAACGGGGACGCCGTGTCGCCGTGCTGGAACGCGCTGATCGCGCCGGCCGGAAGATTCTTATCTCGGGCGGCGGGCGCTGTAATTTCACCAACCTCTATGGTCAACCGGAACACTTTATCTCCGCAAACCCGCATTTCGCGAAATCGGCACTCGCCCGGTATACGCCAGCCGACTTCATTGCCCTGGTCGAAAAACATCACATCCCCTATCATGAAAAAACACTGGGACAGCTCTTCTGCGACCGCTCGGCCCACGACATCACGGACCTGCTTGAGACCGAATGCCGCCTCGCTGGAGTAAGGATCTTCCTGAATTGCAGAGTGCGTGAAGTTCAGCACACGACCGAATTCGTCGTGAAGACCGAAGGGGCCGAGTTCCACGCGCCGGTCCTGGTGGTTGCGACGGGGGGACTGTCAATCCCAAAAATTGGAGCCACCGCCCTGGGCTATGATGTGGCGCGTCAATTCGGACTGAAGATCCAGCAGACGAGACCCGCGCTTGTCCCGCTCTTGCTGGGGCCCCGGGACCGCACACGATATTGCGACCTGACCGGAGTTTCGGCGGACGTCATCGTTGCCACTGATCATCACCGGTTTCGCGAACAAATGCTGATCACGCACCGCGGATTGAGCGGACCCGCCATCCTCCAAATCTCCTTGTACTGGAAAAGGGGCAAGCCCATCCGTATTGATCTGGCTCCTGATCGTGATGTCACGGCGGCGATTCGTGCAGGAAAGGTGAGAGACAGGACGGCCGCGCTCTCCGCTATCCAAGGACTTTTGCCGAAGCGTCTTGCGACACGGTGGCTCGATCTGCATGCCCCTTCCGCCTGGACCAATCAGGCCCTAGTAGAACTGGAACAAAAGGTCCATGCATGGGATCTCATCCCCGCGCAGGCGGAAGGGTATGATAAAGCCGAGGTCACGGCAGGGGGTGTGGATACCGGCGAGTTGTCGGACAAAACGATGGAAAGCCGGAAGGTCCGCGGACTGTTTTTCATCGGCGAAGTGGTTGATGTCACGGGCCACCTGGGCGGCTTCAACTTTCAATGGGCCTGGGCGTCGGGCGCGGCAGCGGGACGGGCGTTATAA
- a CDS encoding CAP domain-containing protein, with protein MTHCDSGEGSSCCALVAIRRIKGNPTEWVCAGIGILISRDDRGATGYSTLLWLHRRNREECMARWKRQAGDIRVAVLVVLILTFSCGGVFSAQHDLYGGSQLFKRKPVQPPSPKALRVLELVNKERAGKGCRPLRMKSSLNAAALEHSRDMARYHSVSHTGSDGSHPGDRMTRAGYGWLKVAENVAAGYASPDSVVSGWMKSPGHRANILDCSFQDAGVGYDFLAVEADSGDYAYYWTMVFGISR; from the coding sequence ATGACTCATTGTGACAGCGGAGAGGGATCATCGTGCTGCGCACTCGTGGCGATTCGAAGAATTAAGGGGAATCCCACCGAGTGGGTTTGTGCTGGGATCGGGATTCTGATATCAAGGGATGATAGGGGAGCGACCGGCTATTCGACCCTTTTGTGGCTCCACCGCAGAAATCGAGAGGAATGCATGGCGAGGTGGAAACGGCAGGCTGGAGATATTCGCGTGGCAGTTCTTGTTGTTCTGATCTTAACCTTCTCCTGCGGGGGAGTCTTCTCTGCACAACATGATCTTTATGGGGGATCGCAGCTTTTTAAGCGGAAACCCGTGCAGCCACCCAGTCCCAAGGCGCTGCGCGTCCTCGAGTTGGTTAATAAGGAACGGGCCGGGAAGGGCTGCCGGCCATTACGGATGAAATCGTCGCTGAATGCAGCCGCCCTGGAACACAGCCGGGACATGGCACGTTATCATTCAGTCAGTCATACCGGTTCCGACGGTTCACATCCCGGAGATCGCATGACTCGGGCCGGCTATGGTTGGTTAAAGGTCGCAGAAAACGTTGCTGCCGGATATGCCTCTCCGGATAGCGTGGTGAGTGGCTGGATGAAAAGCCCGGGCCATCGCGCCAATATTCTGGATTGCAGTTTTCAAGACGCGGGGGTGGGATACGATTTCCTGGCGGTCGAAGCGGACAGCGGGGACTACGCCTATTATTGGACCATGGTGTTCGGGATCTCGCGATGA
- a CDS encoding ABC transporter permease, whose product MPLAHIPTHSSIRSALARWLPLRRFSASAFGQDLRYALRAFAKNPGFAAAAILSLAIGIGANTSLFSVANALLLRPLPYKDADRLVILWNRSPGLGITEDWFSTAQYFDIKGGDASFEQVAIAIGGNTTLTSEGEPERVGTIRISSNLLPMLGVTAASGRIFVPEEDSPGRAATAVLSHGMWARRFGSDPHVIGKSITLNGQDYQVIGILPQSFSLPREVLPTLGGAEQADILVPLPLSAAAPRVRDHEDYNIIGKLKRGVRLLQAQAEMDTLTARLRRDYPEVYPPNGGLTFGIVPLLEQVVGDVRRPLYILLGSVGLVLLIACANVANLLLARAVARQREIAVRAALGASRGRIIRQLLTESVLLAFCGGALGILLAEWSLKWIHVLGPRSVPRLTDIGIDGRVLLFTLFISFLTGILFGLAPALRVSHVDLNATLKDASRGSAGGDALWGRGRNLRRWLVVSELSLSVVLLIGAGLLLRSFARLQNVNPGFNPRGVLTFGLTLIGHKYNDPQGVVRSYRQLWERLQQLPGVTAVGGTTALPLTQTFAWTPILIEGRTPPPGEEFINADARIVSGNYFQAMEIPLLQGRFFSEEDTPSRPPVTLIDERMAREFWPGQDPVGKRIRYVQSNIPWHLIVGVVGRVKHDSLDSDPRIVFYLPHTQSPARTLSVVVRSRSDPASLTAAVKKAVRELDPDLPMYSARTMEQVVNLSLARRRFSMLLLGVFAGFALALSAIGIYGVMAYLVNQGTRDIGIRIALGSTPGGILSLVVRQGMTLALSGVVLGVAAALVFSRLMRSLLFGITATDAMTFVVIPSLLILVALLATYIPARRAARVDPMISLRCE is encoded by the coding sequence ATGCCATTGGCACACATACCCACTCATTCCAGTATCCGGTCAGCACTGGCCCGATGGCTTCCTCTCCGTCGCTTCTCGGCGAGCGCCTTTGGACAGGACCTCCGATACGCGCTCCGTGCTTTTGCAAAGAATCCCGGCTTTGCCGCCGCAGCCATTCTCTCGCTTGCCATCGGGATTGGCGCCAACACTTCCCTATTCAGCGTGGCGAATGCGTTGCTGTTACGCCCGCTGCCCTACAAAGATGCGGACCGGCTGGTGATTCTCTGGAACCGCTCGCCGGGTCTCGGCATCACCGAAGATTGGTTCTCTACGGCCCAGTATTTCGACATCAAGGGCGGCGATGCCAGCTTCGAACAAGTTGCCATCGCCATCGGCGGGAATACCACGCTGACCTCGGAGGGCGAACCGGAACGCGTCGGAACCATCCGCATCTCTTCAAATCTTCTGCCGATGTTGGGCGTTACGGCGGCATCCGGCCGTATTTTCGTGCCTGAGGAAGACTCTCCGGGGCGCGCGGCGACGGCCGTGCTCAGTCACGGGATGTGGGCGCGCCGATTCGGCTCCGACCCGCACGTGATTGGAAAGTCGATCACCCTGAATGGCCAGGACTACCAGGTGATCGGCATCCTGCCACAGTCCTTTTCACTCCCGAGGGAGGTGCTTCCCACTCTGGGCGGCGCCGAACAAGCCGACATCCTGGTCCCTTTGCCGCTCAGTGCGGCTGCTCCTCGAGTACGTGATCACGAGGACTACAACATCATTGGCAAGCTCAAGCGGGGTGTACGACTCCTGCAAGCGCAGGCCGAGATGGACACCCTGACGGCGCGCCTGCGCCGCGATTATCCGGAGGTCTATCCGCCTAATGGGGGTTTGACCTTCGGCATCGTGCCGCTTTTGGAGCAGGTGGTAGGTGATGTTCGCCGCCCGCTGTACATTTTGTTGGGCTCGGTGGGGCTGGTGTTGCTGATCGCCTGTGCCAACGTGGCCAATCTTCTGCTGGCTCGCGCCGTCGCCCGACAAAGGGAAATTGCGGTGCGCGCGGCGCTCGGCGCCAGCCGTGGGCGCATCATCCGGCAGTTGCTTACCGAAAGCGTCCTGCTCGCATTCTGTGGCGGGGCGTTGGGAATTCTCCTGGCTGAATGGAGCCTGAAGTGGATTCATGTCCTGGGGCCGAGAAGCGTTCCACGGCTGACTGACATCGGAATCGATGGAAGAGTCCTCCTGTTTACCCTGTTCATTTCTTTCTTGACGGGTATTCTTTTTGGACTCGCGCCGGCCTTGCGGGTTTCTCACGTCGATCTGAATGCCACATTAAAGGATGCGAGCCGGGGTTCCGCCGGGGGGGATGCCCTGTGGGGGCGCGGCCGCAACCTGCGCCGCTGGCTGGTGGTTTCGGAGCTTTCGCTCTCGGTGGTGTTGCTCATTGGAGCCGGGCTCCTGTTGCGCAGCTTCGCGCGCCTGCAAAATGTGAACCCGGGTTTTAACCCGCGGGGGGTGCTGACCTTTGGACTCACCCTGATCGGCCACAAGTACAACGACCCTCAAGGGGTGGTGAGATCGTATCGCCAGCTCTGGGAACGCCTGCAGCAATTGCCCGGGGTCACTGCTGTGGGAGGGACGACGGCGCTCCCGTTGACACAAACCTTCGCCTGGACCCCCATTTTGATTGAAGGACGCACGCCTCCTCCCGGCGAAGAATTTATCAATGCTGACGCGCGCATTGTCAGCGGGAACTATTTTCAGGCCATGGAAATCCCGCTTCTCCAGGGCCGGTTCTTTAGTGAAGAAGACACCCCGTCCCGTCCTCCCGTCACCCTCATTGATGAAAGAATGGCCCGGGAGTTCTGGCCCGGTCAGGACCCGGTGGGCAAGCGCATTCGGTACGTCCAATCCAACATCCCGTGGCACCTGATCGTCGGCGTGGTCGGGCGAGTGAAACACGACTCACTCGACTCCGACCCTCGGATCGTTTTCTACCTTCCGCACACCCAGTCGCCTGCGCGCACATTGAGCGTCGTTGTGCGCAGCCGTTCTGATCCTGCGTCGCTCACCGCGGCGGTCAAAAAAGCGGTTCGCGAGCTGGACCCCGATCTTCCGATGTATTCCGCCCGCACGATGGAGCAAGTCGTGAACCTGTCGCTGGCCCGTCGACGGTTCTCGATGCTGTTGCTTGGAGTCTTCGCCGGCTTCGCCCTGGCGCTGTCAGCCATCGGCATTTACGGCGTCATGGCCTATCTCGTCAACCAGGGCACTCGGGACATCGGAATCCGCATCGCGCTCGGCTCCACGCCGGGAGGCATTTTGAGCCTCGTCGTCCGCCAGGGAATGACCCTGGCGCTTTCCGGGGTTGTCCTCGGCGTGGCCGCAGCCCTGGTGTTCAGCCGGTTGATGAGAAGCCTTTTGTTCGGCATCACGGCCACCGATGCGATGACGTTTGTCGTGATTCCCAGCCTGCTGATCCTGGTCGCCCTGCTCGCCACTTACATCCCCGCCCGTCGTGCTGCCCGTGTGGACCCCATGATCTCCCTGCGGTGTGAGTAG
- a CDS encoding RNA polymerase sigma factor, protein MISDETLMLEFQSGSREAFEELFARYRQPLYGFFRRRLESNGRAEELAQDTFLAVIRATSRYEARALVRTYLYSIAFNLLAAERRKQARSPMPAQDPPEPATNDPPENALWVRQALEKLDAYEREILMLREYEQLSYLEISTLLRIPVNTVRSRLFRARMALKECLEQAERPQVPVAARREEISVNKRPADDEA, encoded by the coding sequence ATGATTAGCGATGAGACTTTGATGCTGGAATTCCAATCCGGGTCGCGCGAGGCGTTCGAGGAACTCTTTGCACGCTATCGTCAACCGCTCTATGGCTTTTTCCGGCGACGCCTGGAAAGCAATGGGCGCGCAGAGGAGCTGGCGCAGGATACTTTTCTTGCAGTCATTCGTGCGACGTCGCGCTACGAGGCGCGCGCTCTCGTCCGGACCTACCTCTATAGTATCGCATTCAACCTGCTGGCCGCCGAGCGGCGCAAACAGGCCCGCAGTCCAATGCCGGCGCAGGACCCTCCAGAACCTGCAACGAACGATCCGCCTGAGAATGCTCTTTGGGTCCGGCAGGCGCTGGAAAAGCTTGATGCTTACGAACGCGAAATTTTGATGCTGCGGGAATATGAGCAGCTTAGCTATTTGGAAATTTCCACCTTACTGCGCATCCCGGTCAACACGGTCCGGTCTCGCCTGTTTCGAGCGCGGATGGCGTTGAAAGAGTGCTTGGAGCAGGCAGAGAGACCTCAGGTCCCTGTGGCGGCTCGGCGTGAGGAGATCAGCGTGAACAAACGGCCTGCTGATGACGAGGCGTGA
- a CDS encoding DUF4349 domain-containing protein, producing the protein MSKINHPIEQEELMAYLDGELPPDRMAAAAVHLEQCRECQGVAADLQAVSRRLMDWQVGKAGPSNMPDLVAALEVFDRKKGTRNTPVRVAWLEKLDPFRWPRWVWGLAGAGLMVILFSMPRMVLYRKALPETPVKGALQDSIQTDGTLQSSGEQGRAGTGVAGNLPMADRYSSFGSKGDATSINGAPQQLAQKPVDSLTIPGPLIVRTARITLTTRDFDKVRTGLEEILKRHRGHIGELSVSSPAGAARTLAATLRMPADQMEATMAELGNLGRVESESQGGEEVTQEYVDLEARLSNARNTERRLTDLLRQRTGKLSDVLEAEEAIARVRGEIERMAAEKERLTKRVDFATLIVNVNEDYKAQLQTMPASSLTQLHNAAVDGYRFMIGGLFSVVLGVVSYGPSFILWGAILFIPSRILWKRFRRNRAE; encoded by the coding sequence ATGAGCAAAATCAACCATCCCATCGAACAAGAAGAATTGATGGCCTATCTGGACGGGGAACTCCCCCCCGATCGAATGGCTGCCGCCGCGGTCCATCTGGAGCAGTGCCGGGAGTGTCAGGGGGTCGCGGCCGATCTCCAAGCGGTTTCCCGAAGACTCATGGATTGGCAGGTGGGAAAGGCAGGCCCGAGCAACATGCCGGATCTCGTGGCAGCGCTGGAAGTATTCGATCGAAAGAAGGGAACTCGCAACACCCCTGTCCGAGTGGCCTGGCTCGAGAAGCTGGATCCCTTCCGGTGGCCTCGATGGGTGTGGGGCCTTGCCGGCGCCGGGCTGATGGTGATCCTCTTTTCGATGCCGAGAATGGTCCTGTACCGGAAGGCTCTGCCGGAGACGCCTGTCAAGGGCGCACTTCAGGACAGTATTCAAACGGATGGAACACTTCAATCGTCAGGAGAGCAAGGGAGGGCTGGAACCGGCGTCGCGGGAAACCTCCCGATGGCTGATCGGTATTCAAGTTTCGGAAGCAAGGGTGATGCGACGTCCATCAATGGAGCACCTCAACAGCTCGCGCAAAAGCCGGTTGATTCGTTGACGATCCCCGGTCCCCTGATTGTGCGCACCGCCAGGATTACGTTGACGACCCGGGATTTCGACAAGGTGCGCACCGGCCTTGAGGAAATTCTGAAGCGGCACCGGGGCCATATCGGGGAGCTGAGCGTCAGCAGCCCCGCCGGCGCGGCCCGCACACTCGCCGCCACCTTGCGAATGCCCGCAGATCAAATGGAGGCGACGATGGCGGAGCTAGGAAATCTGGGCCGGGTCGAATCGGAGTCGCAAGGTGGAGAGGAAGTGACGCAAGAATACGTGGACCTGGAGGCGCGGCTTTCCAACGCCCGAAACACCGAAAGGCGTCTGACCGATCTGCTTCGCCAGCGTACCGGGAAACTGTCGGATGTCCTCGAAGCGGAAGAAGCGATCGCCCGCGTTCGAGGCGAAATTGAACGCATGGCGGCTGAGAAGGAGAGACTGACAAAGCGCGTGGACTTCGCGACATTGATTGTGAACGTGAACGAAGACTACAAGGCTCAGCTTCAGACCATGCCTGCGTCCTCACTCACTCAACTTCACAACGCTGCCGTGGACGGGTACCGGTTCATGATCGGAGGCCTGTTCAGTGTGGTTTTAGGCGTGGTTTCCTATGGACCCAGCTTCATCCTCTGGGGCGCTATCCTGTTCATTCCATCCCGCATATTATGGAAAAGATTCCGTCGCAATCGTGCTGAGTAG